The Planctellipticum variicoloris DNA window CGTCCGGCCGTGGCTGTCGGTCAGCCGTCCGTCGTCCAGGAGCTGCAGCAGGACGTTGAAGACGTCGCGATGCGCCTTCTCGATTTCATCGAGCAGCAGCACGGTATACGGCCGCCGGCGGACCGCTTCGGTCAGCTTGCCCCCTTCTTCGTAGCCGACGTAGCCGGGGGGGGCGCCGATCAGCCGGGCCACGGAGTGCTTCTCCATGAACTCGGACATGTCGATCCGGACCATCGCCTTTTCGTCGTCGAAGAGGTACTCGGCGAGCGCCTTGCAGAGCTCGGTCTTGCCGACGCCGGTGGGGCCGAGGAAGATGAACGAGCCGATCGGGCGGTGGGGGTCCTGCAGGCCGGAGCGCGACCGGCGGACGGCGTTGGAGACCGCGGTGACCGCTTCCTGCTGGTTGATCATCCGCTTGTGGATGAAGTCTTCCATGGTGAGGAGTTTCTGGCGTTCGGTCTGCAGCATGCGGGAGACGGGGATGCCGGTCCAGGTGCTGACGACCTTGGCGATATCTTCCTCGGTGACCTCTTCGCGGAGCAGGCGGTTGGCCTGGTCGCCGCCGACTTCGCTGACTTTGGCCTCCGCCGCGGCGAGCTTCTCGTGAGCGACTTTGAGCTGCTGCTCGGCCTGGAAGGCCTTGACGTAGTCGTCGTTGGAGTTGGTTTTCTGGGCCTGCGAGAAGGCCTGGTCGTACTGGGTGCGGAGCTGCTCGATCTCCTGCTTGAGGGGCTGCAGGGACGAGAGGGCGTTCTTTTCGGTCTGCCAGCGGGTTTTGAGGACATTGACCGATTCCTCGCGGTCGGCGATCAGCCGGCGGATCTCGGCGAGGCGCGCCTGGCTGTCGGCGCTCGATTCCTTGGCGAGCGCGGCCGCTTCGATCTGCATCCGGGTGAGCTGGCGGGTGGCCTCGTCGATCTCGGCGGGCATGGAGTCCATTTCCATGCGGAGCTTGCTGCCCGCTTCGTCGACCAGGTCGATCGCCTTGTCGGGGAGGAAGCGGTCGTTGATGTAGCGGTCCGACAGCGTCGCCGCGGCGATGATGGCGTCGTCGGTGATCCGCACGCCGTGGTGCGATTCGTAGCGGGCTTTGAGGCCGCGGAGGATGGAGATCGTATCTTCGACGTTCGGTTCATTGACGAGGACGGGCTGGAACCGGCGTTCGAGGGCGGGATCTTTTTCGATGTACTTGCGGTACTCGTCGAGCGTGGTGGCCCCGACGCAGTGGAGCTCGCCGCGGGCGAGGGCGGGCTTCAACAGGTTGGAGGCGTCGACGGCTCCCTCGGCGGACCCGGCCCCGACGACGGTATGCAGCTCGTCGATGAAGAGAATGATCCGGCCTTCGGCCTCGGTCACTTCCTTGAGGACGGCCTTGAGGCGGTCTTCGAATTCGCCCCGGTACTTGGCCCCGGCGATGAGAGCCCCCATATCGAGCGAGACGACCCGCTTGTCCTTGAGGTTGGTAGGGACGTCGCCGAGCACGATCCGGTGGGCGAGTCCTTCGACGATGGCCGTCTTGCCGACGCCGGCGTCGCCGATCAGGACGGGGTTGTTCTTCCGCCGGCGCGAGAGAACCTGGATCACCCGGCGGATTTCGGTATCGCGGCCGATGACGGGGTCGATTTTCCCCTGGCGGGCGGCTTCGACGAGGTCGCGGCCGTACTTTTCGAGGGCCTGGTACTTGTCTTCGGGGTTCTGATCGGTCACCTGCTGACTCCCGCGGACGGCTTTGAGGGCATTGAGGACGTCGGACTCGGCGACGCCGTTGAGCTTCAGGACCCGCTGGGCCTGGTCATCGACCTGCGTCAGCGCGAGGAGCAGGTGCTCGGTCGAGACGAACTGGTCCTTCATCTGATCGGCGAGATCGGAGGCCTTATTGAGGACCTGCATCGTCGCCGGCCCGGCGGAGACCTGCCCGCCGGACTGCTTGGGGAGTTTTTTCAGGTCCGCTTCGAGGATGCCGGCGAGCTGGGCGACCTTGACGCCGATCTTGTCGAGCAGCGGCCGGACGATGCCCCCCTCTTCGTCGAGGAGCGCCTTCAACAGATGCAGCGGCAGAAGCTGGGGATGCCCGAGGTTCTCAGCAAGCTGCTGAGCCTCCTGGACGGCCTCCTGAGCTTTGACGGTGAGTTTGTCCATGCGGAAAGCCATGAGGCGGTTCCTTAAGTCCGGACGGAGTGTGGTGACAGTCCCAGAACGGGACGTCGGGAGGGAAAGGTCTTCGGTCTTCGTAGGGTGAGTCGAGTCTTCGAGGCTCACCGCACTTCATCGGGTGGGTCTCGACCCACCACTCTTCGTCTTCTCTTCGTCTTAGGTAGGGTGAGTCGAGTCCGCGAGGCTCACCTCGGCGGAACTCGACTCACTCTACGATTGGTCAATCTGGTGAGCCTCGAAGACTCGACTCACCCTACGTCAATCAGTCTTTCTTGGTAAACTCGGCGTCGATGACCCCTTCGTCCGCGGCGGCCTGGGGCTGGCCGTCTTCACCGGCGGGGCCGGCCCCCTGGGCGGCGGCCGACTCGTACATCTTGGCGAACGCCATCATCGCCTGGCTCAGCTCGCCGGTCGCGGCCTTGATCGCGGCCGGGTCTTCCCCCTTCTCCGCGTTCTTGACCTTCTCCACCGAGGCTTCGATCGCCGCCTTGGCGGAGGCGTCGACCTTGTCGCCGTGCTCCTTGAGCGACTTCTCGGTGTCGTAGACCATCCGCGAGGCTTCGTTGCGGGCCTCAGCCAGCTCGCGACGGCGCTTGTCTTCGGAAGCGTGGGACTCGGCGTCCCGCTTCATCCGTTCAATTTCCTTCTCGTCGATCCCGCTCGAATTCTCGATCCGGACCGACTGCTCCTTGCCGGTGGCGGTGTCCTTGGCGGAGACCTTCAGGATGCCGTTAACGTCGATGTCGAAGGTGACTTCGATCTTCGGCACGCCGCGCGGCGCCGGGGGGAGTCCGTCCAGGTTGAACTGGCTCAGCAGCCGGTTGTCGTGCGCCATCGGGCGTTCGCCCTGGTACACGCTGATCGTCACCGCGGTCTGGCCGTCGGCGGCGGTCGAGAAGTTTTCCTTCTTGGTGACCGGGATGGTGGTGTTGCGCTCGATGAGGACGGTCATGATGCCCCCTTCGGTTTCGAGGCCGAGGGAGAGCGGGGAGACGTCGAGCAGGACCATGTCTTTGACGTCGCCGGTGATGATCCCCCCCTGAATGGCCGCCCCGATCGAAACAACTTCGTCGGGATTCACGCCGCGGTGGGGTTCCTTGCCGCCGAACAGCTTCTTAACGAATTCCTGGACCATCGGGACGCGGGTCGAGCCGCCGACGAGGACGACTTCGTCGATATCGGCGGGCTTGAGCTTGGCGTCGCGGAGGGCGTTCTCGACCGGCTTGCGGCAGCGTTCGACGAGGTGATCGACCAGCCGTTCGAATTCGCCGCGGGAGACGGTCATCTGGAGGTGTTTCGCTCCGGAAGCGTCCGCGGTGATGAACGGCAGGTTGATGTCGGTGTTCTGGCTGCTGGAGAGCTCCTTCTTGGCCTTCTCGGCGGCTTCGCGGAGCCGCTGCAGGGCCATCGGATCCTTGCGGAGGTCGATGCCGTTCTCGGCCTGGAACTTGTCGGCGAGGTGCTTGATGAGGACTTCGTCGAAGTCGTCGCCGCCCAGGTGGGTGTCCCCGTTGGTGCTGAGGACCTCGATGAGGTCGTCGCCGACTTCGAGGACGCTGATATCAAAGGTGCCGCCGCCGAGGTCGAACACGGCGATCTTTTCGTTCTTCTTCGACTGGAGACCGTACGCGAGGGCCGCGGCGGTTGGCTCGTTGATGATCCGCTCGACCTTGAGGCCGGCGACTTCGCCGGCGTCCTTGGTGGCCTGGCGCTGGGCGTCGTTGAAGTACGCCGGAACGGTGACGACCGCCTTGGTGATGGTATGCCCGAGGTAGGCCTCGGCGGACTCCTTGAGCTTGCGGAGGATGAGCGCGGAGATTTCCGGGGGCGTGTAGGTCTTGCCGTTGACGTCGACCTTCACGTACTCGTCGCGTCCGCCGACGATCTTGTAGGGGACCATCTTCTCTTCGGTCTCGACCTCGGCGTGCCGTCGGCCCATGAACCGCTTGATCGAGTAGATGGTGTTGGTGGGGTTGGTGACGGCCTGCCGCTTGGCGGGGTCGCCGACGAGCCGGTCGCCCTTGTCGGTGAAGGCGACGACGCTGGGGGTGATCCGGTTGCCTTCCTGGTTGGCGATGACCTTGACCTCGCCCCCTTCCATGATGGAGACCACCGAGTTGGTGGTGCCGAGGTCGATGCCGATGATCCTGTCCTGAATAGCCATAGTCGTCTGCTCCCGGGACCAGGCGGGGGTCCCACCCGAAGTGTGATGCTGAGTCGTGGACTTGCCGCAGGGGCCGGGCCGACATCGTGCCGGAGGCTGGCGACAAGGGGCTTCGTCGGTCGAATTGACGGTGGCGAACTGGGGTGAGGGACAAGAGCAAACGTCGCGCCGGGGAGCGGCCAGGCTTGCCACAAATTCGCAACTCGTGCAGCTTTCGAAGGTTGCGGTCCGCCGGCGGGTCGCCGATTGGCACGTCGAGCGCGGAGCACCGCCAGAATGACAGCCCGGCCGTCGGAGCGGTGCTGGAGCGGGCCTGCCAACTTGACACTCCCGAGAGTTTGGCTGTTGGCTGTTTCAGGGGGCAATCTGTGCACCTGTCGCCCGACTGCTTGACAATCGGAGAAACCGACCTGTAAAACACTTACGGAAAGCGGAGCGGACTGGCGTTTCCGGGAATCTGGGAATTGTTCGTCACGCCGGGAGTTCTTTGCGAAACGGAGTCCGCAGAACCGTCGGCCGGAGTCTCCGGTGGTCGGAAATTGTTGTAACCTAAGTATTGGCAACACATTCCGCGACAGGCGGACTTCTGCGGAGATCCGGTGTAATGGCGAAGAAACCGCTGCCTAAACGGCGCGCGACCAGCGGACCGACAGTTTCGTCAGCGTCGTCGGCGAAATCCGCCAGCGCGGCCAAGGCCGCCATCGCCGCTTCTGAGGCTGAGTTGCGCCGGCTTGATCAGGAAATCCTGAAACTGATCAACAAGCGCGCGGCCGCGACAGCCAAGCTGATTGAGGCGACTCCGGATCGGCGG harbors:
- the clpB gene encoding ATP-dependent chaperone ClpB; this encodes MAFRMDKLTVKAQEAVQEAQQLAENLGHPQLLPLHLLKALLDEEGGIVRPLLDKIGVKVAQLAGILEADLKKLPKQSGGQVSAGPATMQVLNKASDLADQMKDQFVSTEHLLLALTQVDDQAQRVLKLNGVAESDVLNALKAVRGSQQVTDQNPEDKYQALEKYGRDLVEAARQGKIDPVIGRDTEIRRVIQVLSRRRKNNPVLIGDAGVGKTAIVEGLAHRIVLGDVPTNLKDKRVVSLDMGALIAGAKYRGEFEDRLKAVLKEVTEAEGRIILFIDELHTVVGAGSAEGAVDASNLLKPALARGELHCVGATTLDEYRKYIEKDPALERRFQPVLVNEPNVEDTISILRGLKARYESHHGVRITDDAIIAAATLSDRYINDRFLPDKAIDLVDEAGSKLRMEMDSMPAEIDEATRQLTRMQIEAAALAKESSADSQARLAEIRRLIADREESVNVLKTRWQTEKNALSSLQPLKQEIEQLRTQYDQAFSQAQKTNSNDDYVKAFQAEQQLKVAHEKLAAAEAKVSEVGGDQANRLLREEVTEEDIAKVVSTWTGIPVSRMLQTERQKLLTMEDFIHKRMINQQEAVTAVSNAVRRSRSGLQDPHRPIGSFIFLGPTGVGKTELCKALAEYLFDDEKAMVRIDMSEFMEKHSVARLIGAPPGYVGYEEGGKLTEAVRRRPYTVLLLDEIEKAHRDVFNVLLQLLDDGRLTDSHGRTVDFTNTIVVMTSNIGSQLILDLNGQEDDKEIERRVLGALRKEFLPEFLNRVDETIVFHPLGRTEVRQIVELQLAKLQQRLADNDFTLEVSDEAKQALAEEGYDPVYGARPLKRVIQQRLQNELANAILGGEFPEGSTIRVESQNGEFAFRAV
- the dnaK gene encoding molecular chaperone DnaK, which codes for MAIQDRIIGIDLGTTNSVVSIMEGGEVKVIANQEGNRITPSVVAFTDKGDRLVGDPAKRQAVTNPTNTIYSIKRFMGRRHAEVETEEKMVPYKIVGGRDEYVKVDVNGKTYTPPEISALILRKLKESAEAYLGHTITKAVVTVPAYFNDAQRQATKDAGEVAGLKVERIINEPTAAALAYGLQSKKNEKIAVFDLGGGTFDISVLEVGDDLIEVLSTNGDTHLGGDDFDEVLIKHLADKFQAENGIDLRKDPMALQRLREAAEKAKKELSSSQNTDINLPFITADASGAKHLQMTVSRGEFERLVDHLVERCRKPVENALRDAKLKPADIDEVVLVGGSTRVPMVQEFVKKLFGGKEPHRGVNPDEVVSIGAAIQGGIITGDVKDMVLLDVSPLSLGLETEGGIMTVLIERNTTIPVTKKENFSTAADGQTAVTISVYQGERPMAHDNRLLSQFNLDGLPPAPRGVPKIEVTFDIDVNGILKVSAKDTATGKEQSVRIENSSGIDEKEIERMKRDAESHASEDKRRRELAEARNEASRMVYDTEKSLKEHGDKVDASAKAAIEASVEKVKNAEKGEDPAAIKAATGELSQAMMAFAKMYESAAAQGAGPAGEDGQPQAAADEGVIDAEFTKKD